From Syngnathus scovelli strain Florida chromosome 14, RoL_Ssco_1.2, whole genome shotgun sequence, one genomic window encodes:
- the syt16 gene encoding synaptotagmin-16 isoform X7, protein MSCLIDPLTEKNSPPVTPSVLEDTFCLGGLLVLMLAWQGEDKMLPKYSKKKKCMNEEEEKDLCWCFDLDADQHEPLLKSTTVKSWSVDGSQSSSDSDNQVMKQFEISVSRAHSLRSERQPPRAARCRDNLAGSSERRNANSRPSDCEDDFPPAVTEATAQRNLQEVAPDGTRSPPQHSESPTACEPLMSEDVQVGHRDTANGSTPWTPQVLSRSTRKEEPGAGPGVSCAPFVLPAQDEDTAPPPPTWPSPPRRVSKCCDLLVSLEYRAASEKLLVTVVSARDLPDRRRSGTDNWQVHVVLMPAKKQRHKTSLSRVGSDFGLDFGQTFALTRVETSRLAASALRFRMYALEGRILRRRMMGEKLLPLAGLDQTAGSVDVQLVLVPRGNMESVDSELSLAGDGAWSSHECAELLMGLSYSAATGRMSVEIIKGSRLGSMAAGRPPGMLASSLASLALLSDLFVLLFLCFGSRSSSCSSRWSPGCCRRPCCDDVLVRHICPVDAAQLSGPGDLPLQDVGAACPAQPGVQGDLRLPGSALPAVGRHSHDICLRTAQPQAQGDDRLGCPGPEQQW, encoded by the exons aTGTCATGCCTCATTGACCCATTGACCGAAAAAAATTCACCACCGGTGACTCCTTCTGTCTTGGAGGACACCTTCTGTCTTGGAGGACTCCTAGTGCTTATGCTTGCTTGGCAAGGAGAAGACAAAATGCTACCGAaatattcaaagaaaaaaaaatgtatgaatgaagaagaagaaaaagaccttTGTTGGTGTTTTGATCTTGATGCGGATCAACATGAGCCGTTGTTAAAGTCAACAACAG TCAAGAGCTGGAGTGTGGATGGCAGCCAATCATCCTCAGACAGCGACAACCAGGTGATGAAGCAGTTTGAGATCTCGGTGTCGCGAGCACACAGTTTGCGTTCGGAGCGGCAGCCTCCGAGAGCGGCCAGATGCCGTGACAACTTGGCTGGCTCGTCGGAGCGACGGAATGCCAACTCTCGCCCGTCCGATTGTGAAG ACGATTTCCCACCGGCCGTCACGGAGGCGACCGCTCAACGCAACCTTCAGGAAGTGGCGCCAGATGGAACTCGGTCACCGCCGCAGCACTCAGAGAGCCCAACCGCCTGCGAACCGTTAATGTCAGAGGACGTGCAGGTGGGGCACCGGGACACGGCCAACGGCTCCACCCCGTGGACGCCTCAG GTCCTGTCGCGGTCAACCAGAAAAGAAGAGCCAGGGGCCGGTCCAGGTGTCAGCTGCGCTCCCTTTGTGTTGCCTGCCCAGGACGAagacaccgccccgccgccgccCACCTGGCCATCCCCTCCACGACGCGTCTCTAAGTGCTGCGACCTGCTGGTCTCCCTGGAGTACCGAGCAGCCAGCGAGAAGCTGCTGGTCACAGTGGTGTCGGCACGAGACCTTCCCGACCGACGGCGGAGCGGGACGGACAACTGGCAGGTGCACGTCGTCCTCATGCCGGCCAAGAAGCAGAGACACAAGACCTCGCTCAGTCGGGTGGGCTCCGACTTTGGTCTGGACTTTGGCCAGACCTTCGCCCTGACGCGGGTTGAGACCTCCCGGTTGGCGGCGTCGGCGCTCCGCTTCCGCATGTACGCCCTGGAAGGCAGAATACTCCGGCGGCGGATGATGGGCGAGAAGCTTCTgcccctggccggcctggaccaGACGGCGGGATCTGTCGATGTGCAACTGGTGCTGGTGCCTCGCGGCAACATGGAG AGCGTGGACTCAGAGCTGAGCCTGGCCGGTGATGGCGCCTGGTCCTCGCATGAATGCGCCGAGCTCCTGATGGGCTTGTCCTACAGCGCTGCCACTGGGAGGATGTCGGTGGAGATCATCAAGGGCAGCCGCTTGGGGAGCATGGCCGCCGGCAGACCTCCGGGTATGTTGGCCTCCTCCTTGGCCTCCTTGGCGTTGCTCTCTGACCTCTTTGTcttgttgtttttgtgctttGGGTCACGTTCATCGTCATGTTCTTCACGGTGGTCTCCCGGGTGTTGTCGGCGACCGTGTTGTGACGATGTTCTCGTTAGACACATTTGCCCGGTTGACGCTGCTCAACTCAGTGGGCCGGGAGATCTCCCGCTGCAAGACGTCGGTGCGGCGTGCCCAGCCCAACCCGGTGTTCAAGGAGACCTTCGTCTTCCAGGTAGCGCTCTTCCAGCTGTCGGACGTCACTCTCATGACATCTGTCTACGGACGGCGCAGCCTCAAGCGCAAGGAGATGATCGGCTGGGCTGCCCTGGGCCAGAACAGCAGTGGTGA
- the syt16 gene encoding synaptotagmin-14 isoform X6 yields the protein MAFDSCLFVWSDQCVIVCPLFLLQPVTAEAVGFLSVVGVFIAALALVFLFINKMLCFSKVGRTPCMEQEQRRRSGSQRPGLVKSWSVDGSQSSSDSDNQVMKQFEISVSRAHSLRSERQPPRAARCRDNLAGSSERRNANSRPSDCEDDFPPAVTEATAQRNLQEVAPDGTRSPPQHSESPTACEPLMSEDVQVGHRDTANGSTPWTPQVLSRSTRKEEPGAGPGVSCAPFVLPAQDEDTAPPPPTWPSPPRRVSKCCDLLVSLEYRAASEKLLVTVVSARDLPDRRRSGTDNWQVHVVLMPAKKQRHKTSLSRVGSDFGLDFGQTFALTRVETSRLAASALRFRMYALEGRILRRRMMGEKLLPLAGLDQTAGSVDVQLVLVPRGNMESVDSELSLAGDGAWSSHECAELLMGLSYSAATGRMSVEIIKGSRLGSMAAGRPPGMLASSLASLALLSDLFVLLFLCFGSRSSSCSSRWSPGCCRRPCCDDVLVRHICPVDAAQLSGPGDLPLQDVGAACPAQPGVQGDLRLPGSALPAVGRHSHDICLRTAQPQAQGDDRLGCPGPEQQW from the exons ATGGCCTTTGACA GTTGTCTGTTTGTGTGGTCTGATCAGTGTGTCATTGTGTgtcccctcttcctcctccaacCAGTCACGGCGGAGGCGGTGGGCTTCCTGTCGGTGGTGGGCGTGTTCATCGCCGCCCTGGCACTTGTCTTCCTCTTCATCAATAAGATGCTCTGCTTCTCCAAAGTGGGCAGAACTccatgcatggagcaggagcAGCGCCGGCGGTCAGGGAGCCAGCGGCCGGGTCTCG TCAAGAGCTGGAGTGTGGATGGCAGCCAATCATCCTCAGACAGCGACAACCAGGTGATGAAGCAGTTTGAGATCTCGGTGTCGCGAGCACACAGTTTGCGTTCGGAGCGGCAGCCTCCGAGAGCGGCCAGATGCCGTGACAACTTGGCTGGCTCGTCGGAGCGACGGAATGCCAACTCTCGCCCGTCCGATTGTGAAG ACGATTTCCCACCGGCCGTCACGGAGGCGACCGCTCAACGCAACCTTCAGGAAGTGGCGCCAGATGGAACTCGGTCACCGCCGCAGCACTCAGAGAGCCCAACCGCCTGCGAACCGTTAATGTCAGAGGACGTGCAGGTGGGGCACCGGGACACGGCCAACGGCTCCACCCCGTGGACGCCTCAG GTCCTGTCGCGGTCAACCAGAAAAGAAGAGCCAGGGGCCGGTCCAGGTGTCAGCTGCGCTCCCTTTGTGTTGCCTGCCCAGGACGAagacaccgccccgccgccgccCACCTGGCCATCCCCTCCACGACGCGTCTCTAAGTGCTGCGACCTGCTGGTCTCCCTGGAGTACCGAGCAGCCAGCGAGAAGCTGCTGGTCACAGTGGTGTCGGCACGAGACCTTCCCGACCGACGGCGGAGCGGGACGGACAACTGGCAGGTGCACGTCGTCCTCATGCCGGCCAAGAAGCAGAGACACAAGACCTCGCTCAGTCGGGTGGGCTCCGACTTTGGTCTGGACTTTGGCCAGACCTTCGCCCTGACGCGGGTTGAGACCTCCCGGTTGGCGGCGTCGGCGCTCCGCTTCCGCATGTACGCCCTGGAAGGCAGAATACTCCGGCGGCGGATGATGGGCGAGAAGCTTCTgcccctggccggcctggaccaGACGGCGGGATCTGTCGATGTGCAACTGGTGCTGGTGCCTCGCGGCAACATGGAG AGCGTGGACTCAGAGCTGAGCCTGGCCGGTGATGGCGCCTGGTCCTCGCATGAATGCGCCGAGCTCCTGATGGGCTTGTCCTACAGCGCTGCCACTGGGAGGATGTCGGTGGAGATCATCAAGGGCAGCCGCTTGGGGAGCATGGCCGCCGGCAGACCTCCGGGTATGTTGGCCTCCTCCTTGGCCTCCTTGGCGTTGCTCTCTGACCTCTTTGTcttgttgtttttgtgctttGGGTCACGTTCATCGTCATGTTCTTCACGGTGGTCTCCCGGGTGTTGTCGGCGACCGTGTTGTGACGATGTTCTCGTTAGACACATTTGCCCGGTTGACGCTGCTCAACTCAGTGGGCCGGGAGATCTCCCGCTGCAAGACGTCGGTGCGGCGTGCCCAGCCCAACCCGGTGTTCAAGGAGACCTTCGTCTTCCAGGTAGCGCTCTTCCAGCTGTCGGACGTCACTCTCATGACATCTGTCTACGGACGGCGCAGCCTCAAGCGCAAGGAGATGATCGGCTGGGCTGCCCTGGGCCAGAACAGCAGTGGTGA